A stretch of Paenibacillus sp. URB8-2 DNA encodes these proteins:
- a CDS encoding LacI family DNA-binding transcriptional regulator, whose amino-acid sequence MKATIRDVARLAGVSISTVSRVMNAPETVVASKRDRVLEAIRQLQYQPNAFARGLIYKKSFTLGLLIPDIENLYYAGIIRGMQDACIKLGYSLMICNTDRDKERLLSYIDTFREKQVDGIVFASDKLHPEYYEKLVGCRIPFVMLSSHSDEYEIPSIEVDDEAAAYDAVKFLIELGHREIGMIGFGHSDSISGPPRYDGFVKAVTESGLGHNVNRVKYANHRFEDGYQAAHELFTDHPGLTAVFCVADEFAMGTISYLKDRNVLVPGQVSVIGFDNLRMASMFIPKLTTIAQPIYQLGYRAAEKLHELLSTGRVEVLREKMQHKLIVRESSREK is encoded by the coding sequence ATGAAAGCAACGATCCGAGATGTGGCCCGATTGGCCGGAGTATCCATCAGTACCGTATCCCGGGTGATGAACGCGCCCGAAACCGTCGTAGCCAGCAAAAGGGACCGTGTCCTCGAGGCGATCCGGCAGTTGCAGTACCAGCCGAACGCGTTTGCGCGCGGGCTGATTTACAAGAAGTCGTTCACGCTGGGGCTGCTCATTCCCGACATTGAGAATCTGTATTACGCGGGGATTATCCGGGGCATGCAGGATGCCTGCATCAAGCTTGGGTACAGCCTCATGATCTGCAACACGGACCGCGACAAAGAGCGTCTGCTGTCTTACATTGATACGTTCCGCGAAAAGCAGGTCGACGGCATCGTATTCGCCAGCGACAAGCTGCACCCCGAGTATTACGAGAAGCTGGTCGGCTGCCGGATTCCGTTCGTCATGCTGTCCTCCCACTCCGACGAATACGAGATTCCGAGCATCGAGGTGGACGATGAGGCGGCGGCCTACGATGCGGTAAAGTTCCTGATAGAATTGGGACACCGTGAGATCGGGATGATCGGGTTCGGCCACAGCGATTCCATTTCGGGACCGCCGCGGTATGACGGCTTTGTCAAAGCGGTTACGGAATCGGGCCTCGGCCACAACGTGAACAGGGTGAAATATGCGAACCACCGTTTTGAGGACGGTTACCAGGCAGCGCATGAATTGTTCACCGACCATCCCGGACTGACCGCCGTGTTCTGCGTGGCAGACGAGTTCGCGATGGGGACGATTTCCTACCTGAAAGACCGCAATGTGCTGGTGCCGGGGCAGGTATCGGTCATCGGATTCGACAATTTGCGGATGGCGAGCATGTTCATTCCGAAGCTGACGACGATCGCCCAGCCGATCTATCAGTTGGGATACCGGGCAGCGGAGAAGCTGCATGAGCTGCTGTCGACCGGAAGGGTGGAGGTTCTCCGGGAGAAAATGCAGCATAAACTGATCGTGCGGGAATCGTCCAGGGAAAAGTGA
- a CDS encoding DUF6516 family protein has product MTKSHRAARPPSNITQLERDYAHIIMDTRDGDGSGLMSSRKFTRHTFVFVDGSRLLVTEELNGGIIDVSYYNWVDQSGNTILCFHSEPHDQDPRYQTASEPYHVHPPDDTKLTNITRYPNFHHQELHTIMEHIFFSLVAAKKI; this is encoded by the coding sequence TTGACAAAATCACACCGAGCGGCGAGACCACCGTCAAATATAACGCAATTAGAGCGGGATTACGCCCACATCATAATGGACACCAGAGACGGAGATGGATCTGGATTGATGTCTTCTCGCAAATTTACGCGCCATACGTTCGTCTTCGTCGATGGGTCGCGTTTGCTTGTTACCGAAGAATTGAACGGTGGCATCATAGATGTTTCCTACTACAACTGGGTGGATCAAAGCGGGAACACGATCCTCTGTTTTCATAGTGAGCCGCACGACCAGGATCCGCGTTATCAGACGGCGTCCGAGCCATACCACGTTCATCCGCCCGACGATACCAAGTTGACCAACATCACGCGTTACCCGAACTTTCATCATCAGGAACTACATACGATCATGGAACATATTTTCTTCTCGCTTGTGGCAGCGAAAAAGATTTAA
- a CDS encoding glycoside hydrolase family 31 protein translates to MKPKKKWVPLILAGAVLLSGNALSQLYSPQTAYAEVQQPAPDTPLDKNKLQQPMAVQSVEKLDNGVKLDLGGEEAYIRLLTSDMAKVSILNKGEEEFVSPGIAKKDWSAPKFKVKEDDKRIVITTDSLTVDIKKSPFGIKYLDKNGNVINEDDIKGSGYEDGKPYVFKKTDKTENFYGFGEQTGGLNKRGYDIGMWNTDAYSYTKETKYVYATIPFFIGLKGEKAYGLFFDNTYRSHFNMAKESDDYYYYYADGGKLTYYFINGPEIKDVVDRYTDLTGKINLPPEWSLGFQQSKWGYWQDDMVRVAKTFREKQIPADAMYADIDYMNDYRVFTWGPKYPDPDKLKADMDNLNFKYVTINDPGVKVDEGFDTYQEGTKNNFWVKNAGGSPYVGYVWPGDSVFPNFLRTDVRDWWAKKHKALFDKGVAGIWNDMNEPAVFGGPGWSMPLDTVYEADDGSKKQNKEIHNIFGHLENEAAYEGFKVNKPNIRPFVLTRAAYAGTQRYAAIWTGDNTSNWDHLRMTIPMNSNLGLSGAAFVGNDIGGFAKPTSQDIPSPELFARWIEVGAFVPFSRDHYSWDKEQEPWAFGKEVEDISRKYISLRYELLPYLYNQFKHAQESGQPVQQPLVYHFQHDPNTYNNDNQYMFGDSLMIAPIVNQGATSRSVYLPAGVKWVDYWTGEEFEGGQTITKQADLGTLPIYVKQDSIIPRREVQQYTGEKKLTNLILDTYLAGQASYSFYEDDANTEDYTRGEFNVTDFRVEQKGNHIEFEQDKKTQNYASDIQSYTLKLHDAKEPNKVQAADNKYGKASSLDELNQQESGYYFDAAAKVLYVKIPANESHKVKID, encoded by the coding sequence ATGAAGCCAAAAAAGAAATGGGTGCCATTAATTCTAGCAGGTGCAGTCCTTCTCTCAGGCAATGCTCTTTCCCAGCTTTATTCTCCCCAAACCGCCTATGCGGAAGTACAGCAGCCGGCTCCTGATACGCCTTTGGATAAAAACAAGCTGCAGCAGCCGATGGCCGTGCAAAGCGTCGAGAAACTGGACAATGGCGTAAAGCTTGATTTGGGCGGAGAGGAAGCTTATATACGTTTGCTCACTTCCGATATGGCCAAGGTGTCGATCTTAAACAAAGGCGAGGAAGAATTTGTCTCTCCGGGGATCGCGAAAAAGGATTGGTCTGCTCCTAAATTCAAAGTGAAGGAAGACGACAAGAGAATTGTCATTACTACCGACAGCTTAACGGTAGACATCAAGAAAAGCCCGTTTGGAATCAAATATCTGGATAAAAACGGGAACGTAATTAATGAAGACGACATTAAAGGGTCCGGTTATGAAGACGGAAAGCCATACGTGTTCAAGAAAACGGACAAGACCGAAAACTTTTACGGTTTCGGCGAGCAGACCGGCGGTTTGAACAAACGCGGCTACGATATCGGTATGTGGAATACGGATGCCTACTCCTATACGAAAGAAACGAAATATGTGTATGCCACCATTCCGTTTTTTATCGGTTTGAAGGGCGAGAAGGCGTACGGTCTTTTCTTCGATAATACGTACCGTTCCCATTTCAACATGGCTAAAGAAAGTGACGATTACTATTATTATTACGCCGATGGCGGAAAACTGACCTATTATTTTATTAACGGTCCGGAAATCAAAGACGTCGTGGACCGGTATACCGATTTGACCGGCAAGATCAATCTGCCGCCGGAATGGTCTCTCGGTTTTCAGCAGAGCAAATGGGGTTATTGGCAGGATGATATGGTCAGGGTAGCCAAAACATTCCGCGAAAAGCAAATTCCCGCCGATGCGATGTACGCGGATATCGATTATATGAATGACTATCGCGTATTTACCTGGGGGCCGAAGTATCCCGATCCAGACAAGCTGAAGGCAGATATGGACAACCTGAATTTCAAATATGTTACAATCAACGATCCGGGCGTTAAAGTTGATGAAGGTTTTGATACTTATCAGGAAGGAACCAAGAACAACTTCTGGGTTAAAAATGCCGGCGGCAGCCCCTATGTCGGTTATGTTTGGCCGGGCGACTCTGTTTTCCCTAACTTCCTGAGAACGGATGTCCGTGATTGGTGGGCAAAAAAGCACAAAGCGCTGTTTGACAAAGGGGTAGCCGGTATTTGGAACGACATGAACGAACCGGCCGTCTTTGGCGGTCCAGGCTGGTCCATGCCGCTCGATACCGTCTATGAGGCGGATGACGGCAGCAAAAAACAGAACAAAGAGATTCATAATATCTTTGGCCATCTGGAAAACGAAGCGGCGTACGAAGGATTCAAAGTGAACAAGCCGAACATTCGTCCGTTCGTGTTGACTCGCGCCGCCTATGCGGGAACCCAGCGTTACGCGGCCATCTGGACCGGCGATAATACAAGCAACTGGGATCATCTCCGCATGACAATTCCGATGAATTCGAATCTCGGCTTGTCCGGCGCAGCGTTTGTCGGCAACGATATCGGCGGCTTTGCGAAACCGACTTCGCAGGACATACCTTCGCCGGAACTGTTTGCCCGCTGGATCGAGGTCGGCGCTTTCGTTCCGTTCTCACGTGACCATTACAGTTGGGACAAGGAGCAGGAACCGTGGGCGTTCGGCAAGGAAGTGGAGGACATCAGCCGGAAATATATTTCCCTGCGCTATGAACTTCTGCCATACCTGTATAATCAGTTCAAACATGCTCAGGAAAGCGGGCAGCCTGTACAGCAGCCGCTCGTCTACCATTTCCAGCATGACCCGAATACCTATAACAACGACAATCAGTACATGTTCGGCGATTCGCTAATGATCGCGCCTATAGTGAATCAAGGAGCCACGTCCCGCAGCGTGTATTTGCCTGCTGGCGTGAAATGGGTCGACTACTGGACCGGCGAAGAATTTGAGGGCGGCCAAACGATCACGAAACAAGCCGATCTCGGCACGCTTCCGATCTATGTGAAACAGGACTCGATCATTCCTCGCCGCGAAGTTCAGCAGTACACAGGTGAGAAAAAGCTGACGAATCTGATTCTTGACACTTACCTTGCAGGCCAGGCTTCCTACAGCTTCTATGAAGACGATGCAAATACAGAGGATTACACGAGAGGCGAATTCAACGTTACCGACTTCCGTGTAGAGCAGAAAGGAAATCACATCGAATTCGAGCAGGACAAAAAGACGCAAAACTACGCGTCTGACATCCAGTCTTACACGCTGAAGCTGCATGATGCCAAAGAGCCGAACAAAGTGCAGGCGGCTGATAACAAATACGGCAAAGCAAGCAGCCTTGACGAACTGAATCAACAAGAAAGCGGCTATTACTTCGATGCGGCAGCGAAAGTTCTGTATGTTAAAATTCCCGCAAACGAAAGCCACAAAGTAAAAATCGATTAA
- a CDS encoding helix-turn-helix domain-containing protein: MYMFNLAEKEIAITEAVTISELVKGLPEPDSKKIPFFIMALANYIEKTSFHNPGVILQEVQHCLTEKNTHRALQRMLVHMVTVGTSEDALNVRMYSTGEVARFFGVSVATINNWVNQGRLLGVEKGERFKQVRIPENAVYHAPTGVQTTVADAAEAYEREQARLNRIRPMTDAEELAELVNAVVHFEKKYDGTYEETLGVKPELTPDESRDAQQWGGLLRSIERRGAGA; encoded by the coding sequence ATGTATATGTTTAATCTAGCCGAAAAGGAAATCGCCATAACCGAAGCGGTCACGATCTCCGAATTGGTTAAGGGTCTTCCGGAACCGGACAGCAAGAAGATACCGTTTTTTATAATGGCTCTGGCAAACTACATTGAAAAAACGTCATTCCACAATCCAGGAGTGATTTTGCAGGAAGTTCAACATTGTCTTACTGAGAAAAATACGCATCGCGCGCTACAGAGGATGCTTGTGCATATGGTGACCGTAGGTACGTCGGAGGACGCATTAAACGTGCGCATGTACTCGACGGGAGAAGTTGCTCGCTTTTTCGGCGTCAGTGTCGCCACAATCAATAACTGGGTCAATCAAGGACGATTACTCGGTGTTGAGAAAGGCGAACGGTTTAAGCAGGTTCGCATTCCAGAAAACGCCGTCTATCATGCTCCAACGGGTGTTCAAACGACGGTTGCAGACGCCGCCGAAGCGTATGAGCGCGAGCAAGCTCGCCTGAACCGGATCCGGCCGATGACGGATGCTGAAGAACTCGCTGAACTGGTGAACGCGGTCGTTCATTTCGAGAAAAAATATGACGGCACATATGAAGAAACGCTTGGCGTAAAACCTGAACTTACGCCTGACGAATCCCGCGACGCCCAGCAGTGGGGCGGCTTACTGCGATCGATAGAAAGACGGGGAGCCGGGGCTTGA
- a CDS encoding SIR2 family protein, with the protein MIEWPQQIITDIARRKVVLFLGAGISRNSVGRDGHTRPPTWEEFLKNAATKIRTDTTYINQLINEKDFLTACEIIFEKMGDHNFYSFAEESFLQPGFTKHKIHEHIFGLDSRIVVTPNVDKIYDIFASQESMGTVLTKKYHDNDLADKIRSQHRIVVKAHGSIEQPNMMIFTRKQYTKARYEHAAFYEILNALALTHTFIFLGAGLSDPDIRLILENYTHTFPNCRPHYMVTSAENVNEDLKKSTRDNTNIELVTYSSENNHIELVNSLSHLVGLVEEERTKLLTDMNW; encoded by the coding sequence ATGATAGAGTGGCCTCAGCAAATTATCACAGATATAGCACGAAGAAAGGTTGTTTTATTTCTCGGCGCAGGAATTTCCCGAAATTCCGTCGGAAGAGATGGGCATACTAGGCCTCCGACATGGGAAGAATTTTTGAAAAATGCCGCTACGAAGATTAGGACTGATACAACTTATATTAATCAACTAATCAATGAAAAAGATTTTTTAACTGCATGTGAAATTATCTTTGAGAAAATGGGAGATCATAATTTTTATAGTTTTGCAGAAGAGAGTTTTTTGCAGCCTGGATTTACAAAACATAAGATCCATGAGCATATATTTGGGTTAGATTCCCGTATTGTTGTAACACCTAATGTTGATAAAATTTATGATATTTTTGCTAGCCAAGAATCTATGGGGACAGTGTTGACTAAGAAATATCATGATAATGACTTAGCAGATAAAATTAGGTCGCAACATCGAATTGTTGTAAAGGCTCATGGTAGCATTGAACAACCAAATATGATGATATTTACGAGAAAGCAGTATACTAAGGCTAGGTACGAGCATGCTGCTTTTTATGAAATTTTAAATGCTTTGGCGTTGACACATACCTTTATTTTTTTAGGTGCAGGGTTATCTGATCCGGACATTAGATTGATTTTAGAGAATTATACTCATACTTTCCCAAATTGTAGGCCCCATTATATGGTGACATCAGCTGAAAATGTGAATGAAGATCTTAAAAAATCTACGAGGGATAATACGAACATTGAACTTGTGACATATAGTTCCGAAAATAATCACATTGAATTAGTAAACTCATTGTCACATCTAGTGGGTTTAGTCGAGGAAGAACGGACAAAGTTGTTGACAGATATGAATTGGTGA
- a CDS encoding NADH-dependent flavin oxidoreductase gives MKDIYQPIFEPLVLPNSIKLKNRIVMAPMTHGASNTDGSITDTELKYYARRANGVSMVITAGTWVMSNGGLSGSAAVDRDDKIPGLNTLASVIKEHGAKAVLQIFHGGRKAAPVDGNTVCVSALPEDKEADLVPYELTEAEIIQIIHAFGEATRRAIEAGFDGVEIHGANGCLLQQFFSPYTNRRTDRFGGSFEKRSTFPLQLIEEIQRVARQHAKEPFIIGYRISPEEPETPGVTMADTLEFIEILVSKGLDYLHISLNDFWSVPRRGIDDSRSRLEIIQERVGHKVPVIGVGNIRTPQNAVKALQSGVPIIALGREIIMEPDWIEKIAQGVEGEIKTTLSVKDQEKLIIPDSLWKFIIDIPDWFPLERDGSSII, from the coding sequence ATGAAGGATATCTATCAACCAATTTTCGAACCGCTTGTCCTGCCGAATAGTATTAAATTAAAAAACCGGATCGTCATGGCCCCCATGACTCATGGCGCTTCAAATACAGACGGCTCCATAACAGATACAGAACTAAAATATTATGCGCGACGCGCTAATGGTGTAAGCATGGTCATAACGGCTGGCACCTGGGTAATGTCCAATGGCGGGTTGTCCGGATCAGCCGCTGTTGATCGGGACGACAAGATCCCAGGCTTAAACACACTCGCTTCTGTTATTAAGGAGCACGGAGCCAAGGCTGTTCTACAGATTTTTCATGGAGGCCGAAAAGCCGCCCCTGTAGATGGAAACACAGTATGTGTGAGTGCTTTGCCCGAAGATAAAGAAGCAGACCTGGTACCTTATGAATTGACTGAAGCCGAGATTATTCAGATCATTCATGCGTTTGGTGAGGCTACCAGACGTGCAATCGAAGCTGGATTCGATGGGGTTGAAATCCATGGCGCAAACGGATGTCTCCTTCAGCAATTTTTTTCGCCTTATACCAACAGACGCACTGACCGCTTCGGAGGAAGCTTTGAAAAACGATCAACCTTTCCTTTGCAGCTAATCGAAGAAATACAGCGGGTCGCTCGTCAGCATGCCAAGGAACCATTTATTATCGGTTATCGTATTTCCCCCGAGGAGCCAGAAACGCCAGGAGTTACAATGGCCGACACGCTTGAATTTATAGAGATTCTTGTATCTAAAGGGCTTGATTATCTGCATATTTCGTTGAATGATTTTTGGTCTGTTCCACGTCGAGGTATCGATGATTCCCGCTCTCGCTTGGAAATTATTCAAGAACGAGTCGGCCATAAGGTTCCTGTTATCGGTGTTGGAAACATCCGTACTCCTCAAAATGCCGTTAAAGCGTTGCAATCAGGCGTTCCAATTATTGCATTAGGACGTGAGATCATTATGGAACCGGACTGGATCGAGAAGATTGCGCAAGGAGTTGAAGGAGAAATTAAAACAACCCTGTCCGTTAAAGATCAGGAGAAGCTGATTATACCCGACTCGCTTTGGAAATTTATTATAGATATCCCAGATTGGTTTCCACTTGAGCGTGATGGTAGCTCTATCATTTGA
- a CDS encoding alpha/beta fold hydrolase: MSKKNILPDLLLRQRNRRKNTRLLQIHTPNRIVESRYVKIGDIDQWVTIRGEDYHNPVLLFIHGGPASPYSIFSPLLRSWEKHFTIVQWDQRGAGKTFTRNGKDGSGTITFDRLAQDGIELAEYLCNKLRHQKVILIGSSVGSLIGIMMAKQRPDLFYAYVGTDQNAPDPQHQTYKVMLGAFRNAGNAKGVHLVEKMGPDPTLWSRKDFELRNQYLVKVINDVPNMIMDLILPSMLSSPEHKFSDLINIFKGMNYTLGHLFDELVAFDFDKVGLCFELPFFIMHGDQDIITPTETAQAYFDKIEAPFKEYVRIRNAGHLACFSRPEQFLEELMKRVRPLAAGTENELQMGLI, from the coding sequence ATGAGTAAAAAGAACATCCTGCCGGATTTATTACTGCGGCAACGTAATCGACGTAAAAACACAAGGCTGCTTCAGATTCATACGCCGAATCGTATCGTTGAAAGCCGTTACGTTAAAATCGGCGATATCGACCAATGGGTAACCATACGGGGAGAGGATTACCATAATCCCGTTCTATTGTTCATCCATGGCGGACCAGCTTCCCCGTACTCCATTTTCAGTCCGTTATTGCGTTCGTGGGAGAAACATTTCACAATCGTTCAATGGGATCAGCGAGGCGCTGGCAAAACGTTCACTAGGAACGGAAAAGACGGAAGCGGTACGATCACCTTCGACCGCCTTGCTCAGGACGGCATCGAGTTGGCGGAATATCTGTGCAACAAACTCCGGCATCAGAAAGTGATACTCATCGGCAGTTCAGTAGGCAGTCTGATTGGAATTATGATGGCTAAACAGCGTCCCGACCTGTTTTATGCTTATGTCGGAACAGATCAAAATGCTCCGGATCCTCAGCATCAAACGTACAAAGTGATGCTAGGTGCTTTCCGCAATGCAGGCAATGCGAAGGGAGTTCATTTGGTCGAGAAAATGGGGCCGGATCCCACGCTTTGGAGCCGCAAAGATTTCGAACTAAGGAATCAGTATCTGGTTAAAGTGATCAACGATGTGCCAAATATGATTATGGACCTCATACTGCCGTCTATGCTCTCTTCCCCTGAACACAAGTTCAGTGATCTCATTAATATTTTCAAAGGGATGAATTACACCCTTGGCCACCTGTTTGACGAGTTAGTGGCTTTTGACTTCGACAAGGTTGGACTGTGCTTTGAATTGCCTTTCTTTATTATGCATGGCGATCAAGATATCATAACGCCGACTGAAACGGCACAAGCATACTTCGACAAGATTGAAGCTCCTTTCAAAGAATATGTTCGGATTCGGAATGCCGGCCACCTTGCTTGTTTTTCCCGGCCTGAGCAATTCTTAGAGGAACTTATGAAGCGGGTACGTCCTCTAGCGGCCGGAACAGAGAACGAATTGCAGATGGGATTAATTTAG
- a CDS encoding ParA family protein, producing MKSLAMFNNKGGVGKTTLVCNLASYLADNFGKKVLIIDADPQCNSTVNLLSDDDFDKVYYKREGFTIYDTILPLFRGQGYAKDIELYDVPNYKVKFLVGDPRLSLMEDLLSNDWRDAVSGLPRGLRTTLVFSELLGRCNEYDFVFFDMGPSLGSLNRSILLACDYFISPMSSDIFSLLAIENIGQTLNTWKSRFALGLSNNEDPSALDGINTETDLRFAGYITQQYTAKLVDGIKRPVKAYEQILAEIPDIVEKELTGVINKGYEHVDYNLGSIPNFHSVIPMSQTAHKPVYKLDHTDGVVGAHFTKVREYEEIIRGISENLLRNLEVLR from the coding sequence GTGAAATCCCTAGCAATGTTTAACAATAAAGGTGGCGTAGGAAAGACAACACTAGTCTGTAATTTAGCAAGTTATCTAGCAGACAATTTCGGCAAAAAGGTTTTAATTATTGATGCAGACCCACAGTGTAACTCGACTGTTAATCTATTGAGCGATGATGATTTTGATAAAGTTTATTATAAACGTGAGGGATTTACTATTTATGATACAATACTTCCTTTATTTAGAGGGCAGGGTTATGCAAAGGACATAGAATTATACGATGTGCCAAATTATAAGGTGAAATTCCTAGTAGGGGATCCTCGACTTTCGTTAATGGAGGACTTGTTATCAAATGATTGGAGGGATGCAGTATCCGGATTGCCACGAGGGTTAAGAACGACTTTAGTCTTCAGTGAGTTACTTGGAAGATGCAATGAATACGATTTCGTTTTTTTTGATATGGGACCTTCTTTAGGTTCTTTAAATAGATCGATATTATTAGCCTGTGATTACTTTATTTCTCCTATGTCCTCTGACATATTCAGTTTATTGGCTATTGAAAATATTGGGCAGACACTTAATACATGGAAAAGTAGGTTTGCCTTGGGTCTTAGTAATAATGAGGATCCTAGTGCCTTAGATGGAATCAACACAGAAACTGATCTTAGGTTTGCAGGATATATTACACAACAGTATACAGCTAAGCTTGTAGATGGGATAAAGAGACCAGTAAAGGCTTATGAACAAATACTTGCAGAAATACCAGATATTGTAGAAAAAGAATTGACGGGAGTAATCAATAAAGGATATGAGCACGTTGACTATAATCTCGGCTCGATTCCCAATTTTCACAGTGTTATTCCTATGTCTCAAACTGCACATAAACCTGTCTATAAGTTAGATCACACAGACGGAGTTGTTGGTGCACATTTTACAAAGGTAAGAGAATATGAAGAAATCATCCGAGGTATATCGGAGAACCTCTTAAGGAATTTGGAGGTCTTAAGATGA
- a CDS encoding TetR/AcrR family transcriptional regulator, with protein sequence MSPLNKHQLNLIRDERREQIKQVALKLFARRGYSGTKTSMIAAEAGISEGLIFRYFKSKEELFTTLVQELMEEAKKETENLQYLSGSPFEQIKTLTQGMLDESSKYAFMFILRARKTGEIPEAAARILEQHSVDVVLDRLIPIFVQGQHAGEFSSGDPRKLLAWYFYIINCLILEEVEKEEYGLPDADFLMRLLTNGKP encoded by the coding sequence TTGTCCCCATTAAATAAACACCAGCTGAATCTGATCCGCGACGAGCGCAGAGAACAGATTAAGCAAGTGGCGCTTAAACTATTTGCCCGGCGCGGATACTCGGGAACGAAAACGAGTATGATCGCTGCGGAAGCCGGTATCAGCGAAGGCCTTATTTTCCGGTATTTCAAATCCAAAGAAGAGCTATTCACCACGCTCGTTCAGGAGTTAATGGAAGAAGCGAAGAAGGAAACCGAGAACCTTCAATATTTGTCTGGCTCTCCCTTTGAACAAATCAAGACTTTAACCCAAGGCATGCTAGACGAAAGCAGTAAATATGCATTTATGTTCATTCTAAGGGCACGCAAGACGGGTGAAATTCCAGAGGCGGCGGCACGGATTCTAGAACAACATTCAGTAGATGTTGTTCTCGACAGGCTGATTCCAATCTTTGTTCAAGGGCAGCATGCTGGAGAATTCTCCTCGGGAGATCCACGGAAGCTGTTGGCCTGGTACTTTTACATCATCAATTGTCTGATTTTGGAGGAAGTTGAGAAGGAAGAGTACGGGTTGCCGGATGCGGACTTCTTAATGCGATTATTGACAAACGGGAAACCCTAG
- a CDS encoding LysR family transcriptional regulator, translating to MKLSQLQCFVALAELGSFTEAAYAVGLTQSAVSHALAALENEVGVTLLERNRKGVAALTDAGQKIIPHVRELLAQAEAIEQEAKSARGLAKGKLRLGGILSFSPGLLAGVLARFQKKYPDIEVVLFEGTIQEINDWITCSIIDVGFVLHPAKDVESTYITTDELCVLVPSRHRLHAQTEVSSQELCEEGFIMAKDGCSSQLMELAGLELTQFKPLTRYHANDSATLLAMVREGLGITLLPRMMLPKKLEGVVALPLNPPQMLQIGLAVRSQEIASPAAVLFVQTVLAWMQEVGEIS from the coding sequence ATGAAACTATCACAACTTCAATGTTTTGTCGCCCTCGCCGAATTGGGGAGCTTTACTGAAGCTGCTTATGCGGTTGGTTTGACGCAATCGGCGGTAAGTCATGCCTTGGCAGCCCTTGAAAATGAAGTGGGAGTAACCCTCCTTGAGCGTAACCGCAAAGGCGTTGCAGCACTAACTGACGCTGGACAAAAAATCATCCCGCACGTTCGTGAGCTTTTGGCGCAAGCAGAGGCCATTGAACAAGAAGCAAAGTCAGCGCGCGGCTTGGCAAAGGGGAAACTTCGACTGGGCGGTATTCTTTCCTTTAGCCCAGGCTTACTTGCCGGTGTGTTGGCTCGATTTCAGAAGAAATATCCTGATATCGAAGTGGTTCTGTTTGAAGGCACGATTCAAGAAATTAACGATTGGATTACGTGCAGCATCATTGATGTCGGGTTCGTGCTGCACCCCGCAAAAGATGTTGAGAGCACGTATATTACGACGGATGAGTTGTGCGTACTCGTTCCATCCAGGCATCGACTGCACGCTCAGACGGAAGTGTCCTCCCAGGAACTGTGTGAAGAAGGATTTATTATGGCCAAAGACGGCTGCTCAAGTCAGTTAATGGAACTGGCTGGTCTTGAGCTAACGCAGTTCAAGCCGCTTACTCGCTATCATGCCAACGATAGCGCAACGCTCCTAGCGATGGTTCGTGAAGGACTTGGTATTACGCTGTTGCCGCGTATGATGCTACCTAAAAAGCTGGAGGGAGTCGTTGCGCTTCCGCTCAATCCTCCACAAATGTTACAGATCGGACTCGCTGTCAGGTCGCAGGAAATAGCATCGCCAGCAGCCGTGCTGTTTGTTCAAACGGTATTGGCCTGGATGCAAGAGGTTGGGGAAATCTCATAA